From Shewanella yunxiaonensis, the proteins below share one genomic window:
- a CDS encoding phosphoribulokinase: protein MSAKHPIIAVTGSSGAGTTTTTTAFSHIFRQLGINAAMVEGDSFHHYTRAEMEVMIRKAKAENRNISYFGPEANDFDRLEKCFSDYSATGQGETRSYLHTFDEAVPYNQMPGTFTQWQPLPDNTDMLYYEGLHGAVVTPENNVAQHVDLLIGMVPIVNLEWIQKIIRDTSERGHTKEKVMNSIVRSMEDYINHMTPQFSRTHINFQRVPTVDTSNPFSAKDIPSLDESFVVIRFRGMDKVDFPYYLRMIQGSFMSRVNTLVVPGGKMSLAMELILTPLIKELMDRRIATLEQELE from the coding sequence ATGTCAGCAAAACATCCCATTATCGCAGTGACCGGCTCCTCTGGTGCAGGAACCACCACCACGACCACCGCTTTTAGTCATATCTTCCGGCAGTTGGGGATCAATGCCGCCATGGTAGAGGGCGATAGCTTTCACCACTACACGCGTGCCGAAATGGAAGTGATGATCCGCAAAGCCAAAGCGGAAAATCGCAATATCAGCTACTTCGGTCCGGAAGCCAACGACTTTGACCGCCTGGAAAAATGTTTCTCTGATTACTCCGCCACCGGCCAGGGAGAAACCCGTTCCTACCTGCATACCTTTGATGAAGCAGTACCGTACAATCAGATGCCGGGGACCTTTACTCAATGGCAGCCGCTACCTGATAACACTGACATGCTTTATTACGAAGGGTTGCATGGCGCGGTGGTAACGCCGGAAAATAATGTGGCACAACATGTCGATCTGCTGATCGGCATGGTACCGATTGTCAACCTGGAATGGATTCAGAAGATTATCCGCGACACCAGTGAGCGCGGCCACACCAAAGAAAAAGTGATGAACTCCATTGTGCGGTCGATGGAAGACTATATTAACCATATGACGCCACAGTTTTCGCGCACCCACATCAACTTCCAGCGCGTGCCGACGGTAGATACCTCCAACCCCTTTAGTGCCAAAGATATTCCCAGCCTGGATGAAAGCTTTGTGGTGATCCGCTTTCGCGGCATGGATAAGGTGGATTTTCCCTACTACCTCAGAATGATCCAGGGTTCATTTATGTCACGGGTCAATACACTGGTCGTACCGGGTGGCAAGATGTCATTAGCGATGGAACTGATCCTGACACCATTGATCAAGGAACTGATGGACCGCCGCATCGCCACCTTGGAACAAGAGCTGGAATAA
- a CDS encoding YheU family protein, translating into MLIPYESLLRLPTSTVDNLIREYLLSQVEDGSFNELNDKAIQAATEKCRQALKKGELIVEYSEDDESVAIRSREQIIQRTPLSED; encoded by the coding sequence ATGTTGATCCCCTATGAGTCCTTGTTACGCCTGCCCACCAGCACTGTGGATAATCTGATCCGTGAATATCTGCTGTCACAAGTGGAAGATGGGAGTTTCAATGAGCTCAACGACAAGGCGATCCAAGCCGCCACAGAAAAATGTCGTCAGGCGCTTAAAAAAGGCGAATTAATAGTGGAATATAGTGAGGATGATGAATCTGTTGCTATCCGTTCCAGGGAACAGATTATTCAGCGGACACCTCTCAGTGAAGATTGA
- a CDS encoding tetratricopeptide repeat protein, whose product MRYPRVLITLFSGLAMIVPADTWAFAVPQPQQELIASKVAYVQLSAEEGSAEAQYLLGLMYVSGRFVNADKVLGVSWLKKSADNGSANAQKTLADLAFEGKLIKRDLSLAEHWYLKLADKDRWAQFRLGFIYAAGGDGVSRHCGKAVKYFTAAGDNVSMGNAAWILATCPEKQFRDGEKAVQLATDLLKTNEQDPTNLDNLAAAYAELGNFNEAVKAQRQAIAALQADKGKIRDKEDEFKSRLRDYLQHKPYREILPLD is encoded by the coding sequence GTGAGATATCCACGCGTTTTAATCACCCTATTTTCCGGCTTGGCGATGATCGTGCCGGCTGATACTTGGGCATTTGCAGTTCCGCAACCACAGCAGGAACTTATTGCCAGTAAAGTGGCTTATGTGCAACTCAGTGCCGAGGAAGGGTCCGCTGAAGCGCAGTACCTTTTAGGGCTGATGTATGTCTCTGGGCGTTTTGTTAACGCCGATAAAGTTCTCGGGGTCTCATGGCTGAAAAAATCTGCGGATAACGGCAGTGCCAATGCGCAGAAGACACTAGCCGATCTGGCATTTGAAGGTAAATTGATCAAACGCGATCTGTCACTGGCAGAACATTGGTATTTGAAACTTGCAGACAAGGATCGCTGGGCACAATTTCGTCTGGGATTTATCTATGCTGCGGGGGGGGATGGTGTCAGTCGTCACTGCGGTAAAGCGGTAAAATATTTCACTGCAGCCGGTGATAATGTCTCGATGGGTAATGCCGCCTGGATTTTAGCTACCTGTCCGGAAAAGCAATTTCGTGATGGTGAAAAGGCCGTGCAGTTGGCGACTGATCTGCTGAAAACGAATGAACAGGATCCCACTAATTTGGATAACCTTGCCGCAGCCTATGCGGAATTGGGGAATTTTAATGAAGCGGTCAAGGCACAGCGGCAAGCTATTGCAGCGTTACAGGCAGATAAAGGGAAGATCCGCGATAAAGAGGATGAGTTTAAATCCCGGCTGCGGGACTACTTGCAGCACAAACCGTATCGTGAAATTTTGCCATTAGATTAA
- the crp gene encoding cAMP-activated global transcriptional regulator CRP produces the protein MALIGKPKPDPTLEWFLSHCHIHKYPAKSTLIHAGEGSDTLYYIVKGSVAVLIKDDEGKEMILSYLNQGDFIGELGLFEEQAERTAWVRAKQACEIAEISYKKFKQLIQVNPEILMKLAAQMAHRLQNTSQKVGNLAFLDVAGRIAQTLLHLAKQPDAMTHPDGMQIKITRQEIGQIVGCSRETVGRILKMLEEQNLIQAHGKTIVVYGTR, from the coding sequence ATGGCTCTGATTGGTAAGCCAAAACCGGATCCAACATTGGAATGGTTTTTATCCCACTGTCACATTCATAAATATCCAGCCAAGAGCACGTTGATCCACGCCGGTGAAGGTTCTGATACCCTCTATTACATCGTGAAGGGTTCCGTCGCAGTTTTGATTAAAGACGACGAAGGCAAAGAGATGATCTTGTCTTATCTGAACCAGGGCGACTTTATCGGAGAGCTGGGGTTGTTCGAAGAGCAGGCAGAACGTACTGCTTGGGTTCGTGCGAAACAGGCATGTGAGATTGCTGAGATTTCCTATAAGAAATTTAAGCAGTTGATTCAGGTTAATCCAGAAATCCTGATGAAACTTGCAGCGCAGATGGCCCATCGTCTGCAGAATACCAGCCAGAAAGTGGGGAATTTAGCATTTTTGGACGTGGCGGGCCGTATTGCCCAGACATTGTTGCATCTTGCCAAGCAGCCAGATGCGATGACCCACCCAGATGGTATGCAGATCAAGATTACTCGTCAGGAAATCGGTCAGATTGTTGGCTGTTCCCGTGAAACTGTGGGTCGTATTCTGAAAATGTTAGAAGAGCAGAATTTGATCCAGGCACACGGTAAAACTATTGTGGTATACGGTACCCGTTAA